DNA sequence from the Thermoproteales archaeon genome:
AGCTCTATATAAGCAGAGCCATCTGCATTTTTTAAAAAACCAGCTCTTATTTTAATAGGACGGAGCTCATAGACTTTGCGTCCATCTATGCGCAGACCTTCTTTATTTATTAACTCTATCGAATCTTTCGTAGTCATCTAGCTTTTTCACCTTTAACAAGTTTTTCTAAAAATTTTTTCATTCTATTGGTTAAACCGGGAACATGAGCCTCTCTTTCTATTTTCTTAATGGCGATAACGGCCAATGCCTCCTTTAATGGATCATCCCCAACTACTAGAATTCTACCGTTTTTACCCACAACAAGCTCCACATTTAAAATGCTTTTAATCATATTAATCATAGACCCCTTTCTACCTATAACTCTTGGTATTTTTACAGGTGTTATTTCAACAAGAGTGCCTTTTGTAATTTTTCCGAGCTTGGACTCTTTTATTGTAAGTAGCGGATCTCGCGTGTAATCGAACGCGATAACCTTTGCAACTATCAAATCCCCGATATCTAATATTTCAGAAAGATCAAGTTTTGCGGCATCAGTTGGTTTAGCCAAAACTTCAGATGCCGGAAGTACAGCTTTATATGGAGCGTTTATGTC
Encoded proteins:
- a CDS encoding RNA-binding protein: MTLYVKNKQVVIPGETIAYGKYDLQGPVYVLKQRVYSKVIGVVEVDEKKKINLIPLKGKYVPREGDFIIGKIVDVGITGWTVDINAPYKAVLPASEVLAKPTDAAKLDLSEILDIGDLIVAKVIAFDYTRDPLLTIKESKLGKITKGTLVEITPVKIPRVIGRKGSMINMIKSILNVELVVGKNGRILVVGDDPLKEALAVIAIKKIEREAHVPGLTNRMKKFLEKLVKGEKAR